Proteins encoded by one window of Primulina huaijiensis isolate GDHJ02 chromosome 1, ASM1229523v2, whole genome shotgun sequence:
- the LOC140980374 gene encoding cation/H(+) antiporter 1-like translates to MDNVSNNRACNSGELFNPILTMGTQVSCLLVISHFFQLFLKPLGQPAPVAQILAGFLLGPSGFSHIDRVNKFFFQNFAADYYETMALYARITIMFLIGLEMDFDYMRRNLRVASMIAGGSCLICTIFAIALTSFIYEETGAHGSGVMMAVTLAVILSNTASPFVSRLAHDLKFASTDIGRLAISSSLIGDVYAVLLLIIIARNDEKSDLSSSVFYAFMYIIIVTVAILINRYLTNWMNRRNRNQKHLKHTELFILLGIVYVAAMIMETSGFSSIIGCFLIGSMFPRGGKVARTLLSKLSYSVHNFILPIYFGYSGFKADVTLISSFRNFAIVAIIILLSIGGKITGTLAVCVHLKIPLNEGVLLAFLMNLKGHVDLLALTINVQHYKAMSSQIFYNLMMAAIVINSLIWGPLIAFMVRRESEIFGYKYIAFEFQSPKNELKLLACVYGPRPVTTMIGLIATSKGPENVAITPYLMHLIELPERRKTNLLYHQKEEDELSDDGDYGGNDVVEINEAVDIFCTETGVTIHQVKTVSPFASMYADVCEFAEDIRASVIVLPFHKHQRIDGKLESGKEGIRATNQKILRHAKCSVAILVDRGLTAGTSYTSGSGSLQHVATLFFGGPDDREALGFSERIGMHHHINLTIIRFLHVSEKMQDIGVNVPHKEQDVLMVKSTHETESDVDNAALAEFYNRYVTSGQVGYVEKHVENGGETANALRDMADMYSMFIVGKGRRGNSILTTGLSDWEECPELGKVGDLLASSDFELSGSVLVIQQHRPSNNQYQDQ, encoded by the exons ATGGATAACGTCTCAAACAATAGAGCATGTAACAGTGGAGAATTATTCAATCCCATTCTTACAATGGGAACACAAGTTTCTTGCCTTCTGGTGATCTCACATTTCTTTCAACTTTTTCTCAAGCCCTTAGGCCAACCGGCGCCGGTGGCGCAGATTCTA GCAGGATTCTTGTTAGGCCCGTCTGGATTCTCACACATAGATCGTGTAAACAAATTCTTCTTCCAAAACTTTGCAGCAGATTACTACGAAACCATGGCATTATATGCCAGGATCACAATCATGTTTCTAATAGGGCTTGAGATGGATTTTGATTATATGAGGCGAAATTTACGGGTAGCAAGCATGATAGCCGGTGGGAGCTGTTTAATCTGCACGATTTTCGCCATAGCGTTAACTTCCTTCATATATGAAGAGACAGGAGCTCATGGCTCCGGTGTGATGATGGCTGTAACACTAGCAGTAATATTGTCTAACACAGCCTCCCCTTTTGTGTCGAGATTAGCACATGATTTGAAGTTTGCAAGTACTGATATTGGCAGATTGGCTATATCTTCTTCGTTAATTGGTGATGTTTACGCTGTGCTTTTGTTGATTATTATTGCAAGAAACGATGAAAAATCTGATCTCTCATCATCGGTTTTCTATGCATTCATGTACATTATTATTGTTACAGTGGCTATTCTCATAAATAGATATTTGACAAATTGGATGAATAGGAGGAACAGGAACCAAAAACACCTAAAACACACTGAGTTGTTCATACTTTTGGGAATTGTATATGTTGCTGCAATGATTATGGAGACTAGTGGATTCAGCAGCATAATAGGTTGTTTCCTCATCGGATCGATGTTCCCAAGAGGAGGCAAAGTGGCTCGTACACTCCTGTCTAAACTATCATATTCAGTTCACAACTTTATACTTCCCATATACTTTGGATACTCAGGGTTCAAGGCAGATGTGACTCTCATAAGTAGTTTTCGAAACTTCGCCATTGTCGCTATTATTATCTTATTGAGCATCGGAGGGAAGATCACAGGGACATTAGCCGTTTGTGTTCACTTGAAAATCCCTTTGAATGAAGGGGTTCTTCTTGCTTTCTTGATGAACTTGAAGGGGCACGTCGATTTGCTCGCCTTGACAATAAATGTACAACATTATAAA GCTATGTCAAGCCAAATATTCTACAACCTGATGATGGCGGCAATAGTAATCAATTCTTTGATATGGGGACCTTTGATAGCCTTCATGGTAAGAAGAGAGAGTGAAATTTTTGGCTATAAGTATATAGCCTTTGAATTTCAATCCCCAAAAAATGAACTAAAACTCTTGGCTTGTGTATATGGCCCTCGCCCTGTCACGACGATGATAGGACTAATAGCCACATCTAAAGGGCCAGAAAATGTAGCCATAACACCTTACTTGATGCACCTAATTGAGCTCCCCGAAAGGAGAAAGACAAATTTACTATACCATcaaaaagaagaagatgaactAAGTGATGATGGTGATTATGGTGGGAACGACGTAGTGGAAATAAATGAGGCAGTGGATATATTTTGTACTGAGACCGGGGTGACGATTCATCAGGTTAAAACAGTGTCCCCCTTCGCTAGTATGTATGCTGATGTCTGCGAGTTTGCTGAGGATATAAGAGCATCTGTAATAGTTCTCCCATTTCACAAACACCAAAGAATCGACGGAAAATTGGAAAGCGGGAAGGAAGGTATAAGGGCTACTAACCAGAAGATTTTACGACATGCCAAATGCTCGGTTGCTATTTTAGTAGACCGAGGACTCACTGCTGGGACATCGTATACCTCAGGTTCTGGGTCATTGCAGCATGTGGCCACATTATTTTTTGGTGGGCCGGATGATCGGGAGGCCTTGGGATTCAGTGAACGGATCGGGATGCATCATCATATAAACCTTACTATCATAAGGTTCTTGCATGTATCTGAGAAGATGCAAGATATAGGGGTTAATGTACCTCATAAGGAACAAGATGTTTTGATGGTGAAATCGACCCATGAGACGGAGAGTGACGTTGATAATGCGGCGTTAGCTGAGTTTTACAATAG GTATGTAACATCAGGTCAAGTAGGGTATGTAGAGAAGCATGTGGAAAATGGCGGGGAGACAGCAAATGCATTGAGAGACATGGCTGATATGTATTCAATGTTTATAGTTGGGAAGGGAAGAAGAGGGAACTCAATACTAACAACAGGTTTGAGTGATTGGGAAGAATGCCCAGAGCTCGGTAAAGTAGGGGATTTGTTAGCTTCTTCGGATTTTGAACTTAGCGGTTCTGTTTTAGTTATTCAACAGCATAGACCTTCTAACAATCAATACCAAGATCAATAG